A section of the Bradyrhizobium oligotrophicum S58 genome encodes:
- a CDS encoding LL-diaminopimelate aminotransferase, with amino-acid sequence MEDFYRIRRLPPYVFEQVNRAKAAARNAGADIIDLGMGNPDLPAPPHVLEKLKETLGKPRTDRYSASRGIVGLRRAQAAYYDRRFGVKLNPDTQIVATLGSKEGFANVAQAITAPGDVILCPNPSYPIHAFGFLMAGGVIRSVPSEPTPQFFEAAERAIIHSIPKPLALIVCYPSNPTAYVASLDFYRDLVAFAKKHEILILSDLAYAEVYFDDKNPPPSVLQVPGAMDVAVEFTSMSKTYSMAGWRMGFAVGNERIIAALARVKSYLDYGAFTPVQVAATAALNGPDDCIREMRDVYRKRRDTLVESFGRAGWEIPSPEASMFAWAPLPEKFKTLGSMQFATLMVEKSGVAVSPGVGFGEHGEGYVRIAMVENEQRIRQAARNVRRFLESGIETLHNVVPIANRR; translated from the coding sequence ATGGAAGATTTCTATCGCATCCGCCGTCTGCCGCCTTACGTGTTCGAGCAGGTCAACCGGGCCAAGGCGGCCGCGCGGAACGCCGGCGCCGACATCATCGATCTCGGCATGGGCAATCCGGATCTGCCGGCGCCGCCGCACGTGCTGGAGAAGCTCAAGGAAACGCTGGGCAAGCCACGCACCGACCGCTACTCGGCGTCGCGCGGCATCGTCGGTCTCCGCCGGGCGCAGGCGGCCTATTACGACCGTCGTTTCGGGGTAAAGCTCAATCCCGATACCCAGATCGTGGCGACGCTCGGCTCTAAGGAGGGCTTTGCCAACGTCGCTCAGGCGATCACCGCGCCGGGCGACGTCATTCTCTGTCCCAATCCGAGCTATCCGATTCATGCGTTCGGCTTCCTGATGGCCGGCGGCGTGATCCGGTCGGTGCCGTCGGAGCCGACGCCGCAGTTCTTCGAGGCGGCCGAGCGCGCGATCATTCACTCGATTCCGAAGCCGCTGGCGCTGATCGTATGCTATCCCAGCAATCCGACCGCCTATGTCGCGAGCCTCGACTTCTATCGCGATCTGGTCGCATTCGCGAAGAAGCACGAGATCCTGATCCTCTCGGACCTCGCGTATGCCGAGGTCTATTTCGACGACAAGAACCCGCCGCCGTCGGTGCTGCAGGTGCCCGGCGCGATGGACGTCGCGGTCGAGTTCACCTCGATGTCGAAGACCTATTCGATGGCGGGCTGGCGCATGGGTTTTGCCGTCGGCAATGAGCGCATCATTGCCGCACTTGCGCGCGTGAAGTCGTATCTCGACTATGGCGCGTTCACGCCGGTCCAGGTGGCAGCCACCGCGGCGCTCAACGGCCCCGACGACTGCATCCGCGAGATGCGCGACGTCTATCGCAAGCGCCGCGATACGCTGGTCGAGTCGTTTGGCCGGGCCGGCTGGGAGATCCCGTCGCCGGAGGCCTCGATGTTCGCCTGGGCGCCTCTGCCGGAGAAGTTCAAGACCCTCGGCAGCATGCAGTTCGCGACCCTGATGGTCGAGAAGTCCGGTGTCGCGGTGTCGCCGGGTGTCGGCTTCGGCGAGCATGGCGAAGGCTACGTCCGTATTGCGATGGTCGAGAACGAGCAGCGCATCCGGCAGGCCGCGCGCAACGTTCGCCGCTTCCTTGAAAGCGGCATCGAAACGTTGCACAACGTCGTTCCCATCGCCAACCGGCGCTGA
- a CDS encoding homoserine dehydrogenase, translated as MVAPLRVGIAGLGTVGVEVVRLIERQGRVLTERTGRPVKVVAVTARSKAKKRGIDLSGITWAKDALALASDPEVDCLVELMGGAGDPALSAIDTALKAGKSVVTANKALIAKHGLKLAKAAEKHGGALNFEAAVCAAIPVIKTLREGLAGTGISRVYGILNGTCNYILTRMEQEGLSFDECLKDAQRLGYAEADPSFDIHGHDTAQKLAILASLAFGTQVAEKSIYVEGISSIAPEDLKAAAELGYRVKLLGVAVRTAKGIEQRVHPTMVPKSSSIAQVMGVTNAVTIDGEGIPPITLVGPGAGGAATASAVVADIADVARGIRAAPFGRPVDKLRATEKAPMERHEGGYYIRLMARDHAGTAATIATRLAEQKISIESIVQRHPNGSEPPKTAGKSAPVPVILITYATHEDAVHRALQAVQRDKVISGKPQVIRIEKN; from the coding sequence ATGGTTGCACCCCTGAGAGTGGGCATCGCGGGCCTCGGCACCGTGGGTGTCGAGGTCGTTCGTCTCATCGAGCGTCAGGGGCGCGTGCTCACCGAGCGGACGGGGCGCCCAGTGAAGGTCGTGGCCGTGACGGCGCGGTCGAAAGCGAAGAAGCGCGGCATCGATCTCTCGGGGATCACCTGGGCCAAGGACGCGCTGGCGCTGGCCAGCGATCCGGAGGTCGACTGCCTGGTCGAGCTCATGGGCGGCGCGGGCGATCCCGCGCTGTCGGCGATCGACACCGCGCTGAAGGCTGGCAAGTCGGTGGTGACGGCCAACAAGGCACTGATCGCCAAGCATGGCTTGAAGCTCGCCAAGGCGGCCGAGAAGCATGGCGGCGCACTGAATTTCGAGGCGGCCGTCTGCGCAGCCATCCCGGTGATCAAGACCTTGCGCGAGGGTCTCGCCGGCACCGGTATCAGCCGCGTCTATGGCATCCTCAACGGCACCTGCAACTACATCCTGACCCGGATGGAGCAGGAGGGGCTGTCGTTCGACGAGTGCCTGAAGGACGCCCAGCGCCTCGGCTATGCCGAAGCCGATCCGTCGTTCGACATCCATGGCCACGACACCGCGCAGAAGCTCGCGATCCTCGCGAGCCTGGCCTTCGGCACCCAGGTGGCCGAAAAATCCATCTATGTGGAAGGCATCTCTTCGATCGCCCCGGAAGATCTCAAGGCGGCAGCTGAGCTCGGCTACCGCGTCAAGCTGCTCGGCGTCGCCGTGCGCACCGCAAAGGGCATCGAGCAGCGGGTGCATCCAACGATGGTGCCGAAATCCTCGTCGATCGCCCAGGTGATGGGCGTCACCAACGCGGTCACGATCGACGGCGAGGGCATTCCACCGATCACGCTGGTGGGGCCGGGAGCAGGGGGCGCCGCGACGGCGTCCGCCGTCGTTGCCGACATCGCCGACGTCGCGCGCGGCATCCGTGCGGCACCGTTCGGGCGTCCGGTCGACAAGCTGCGGGCGACCGAGAAGGCGCCGATGGAGCGGCATGAGGGCGGCTACTACATCCGCCTGATGGCGCGCGACCATGCCGGGACCGCCGCGACCATCGCGACCCGGCTTGCCGAACAGAAGATCTCGATCGAATCGATCGTGCAGCGTCATCCAAACGGCAGCGAGCCGCCGAAGACTGCCGGCAAGTCCGCGCCGGTGCCGGTGATCCTGATCACCTACGCGACCCACGAGGACGCAGTGCATCGCGCCCTGCAGGCGGTGCAGCGCGACAAGGTCATCAGCGGCAAGCCGCAGGTCATCCGGATCGAGAAGAATTAG
- the glpX gene encoding class II fructose-bisphosphatase, translating to MSTQISVPQQLLLERILTLELVRVTERAAVSAARLRGHGQEKPADQAAVDAMRRELNKLPIEGTVVIGEGERDEAPMLYIGEKVGLNAGPKVDIAVDPLEGTTLCAKNMPGAIATMAMADGGTLLHAPDVYMQKIAVGPGYAKGVVDIDATPADNVRRLAKAKGVEPGAITVLVLDRPRHADIIQGVRSTGAAVRLITDGDVAGVIHTATPEDTGVDMYMGTGGAPEGVLAAVALRCIGGQMQCRLILDTEEKRERAAKMGVNDPKMIYGIEDMARGDCLFAATGVTTGSLLSGVKFRKDGVIETETVVMRSVTGTVRYIRAEHRQLEKFHLD from the coding sequence ATGTCGACGCAGATTTCTGTCCCGCAGCAATTGTTGCTCGAGCGCATCCTGACGCTGGAGCTGGTGCGCGTGACCGAGCGTGCGGCGGTGTCGGCGGCACGGCTGCGCGGCCATGGCCAGGAGAAGCCGGCCGACCAGGCGGCCGTGGACGCGATGCGTCGCGAGCTCAACAAGCTGCCGATCGAAGGCACGGTGGTGATCGGCGAGGGCGAGCGCGACGAGGCGCCGATGCTGTACATCGGCGAGAAGGTCGGCCTCAACGCCGGCCCGAAGGTCGACATCGCGGTCGATCCGCTCGAAGGCACCACCCTCTGCGCCAAGAACATGCCGGGCGCGATCGCCACCATGGCGATGGCCGATGGCGGCACGCTGCTGCATGCCCCCGACGTCTACATGCAGAAGATCGCAGTCGGCCCGGGCTACGCCAAGGGCGTGGTCGACATCGATGCGACCCCGGCCGACAATGTTCGCCGGCTGGCGAAGGCCAAGGGCGTCGAGCCCGGCGCGATCACGGTGCTGGTGCTCGACCGCCCGCGCCACGCCGACATCATCCAGGGCGTGCGCTCCACCGGCGCCGCGGTTCGCCTGATCACGGATGGCGACGTCGCCGGCGTCATTCACACCGCTACGCCTGAGGACACCGGTGTCGACATGTATATGGGTACCGGCGGCGCGCCGGAAGGCGTGCTGGCCGCGGTGGCGCTGCGCTGCATTGGCGGTCAGATGCAGTGCCGCCTGATCCTCGACACCGAGGAGAAGCGGGAGCGCGCGGCCAAGATGGGCGTCAACGATCCCAAGATGATTTACGGCATCGAGGACATGGCCCGCGGCGACTGCCTGTTCGCGGCCACCGGCGTCACCACCGGCTCGCTGCTCTCCGGCGTCAAGTTCCGCAAGGACGGCGTCATCGAGACCGAGACCGTCGTGATGCGCTCGGTCACCGGCACCGTGCGCTACATCCGCGCCGAGCATCGCCAGCTCGAGAAATTCCACCTCGACTGA
- a CDS encoding haloacid dehalogenase type II: MSDLSAVKALVFDVFGTVVDWRTSLINDFTAWSKTRGIQGDWTALVDGWRGLYVGSMDEVRRHPERGYVILDVLHRRSLETLVAQLGITGLTEADLDHLTRGWHRLHPWADSVAGLTRLKSKYIIAPLSNGNVALLTNMAKFAGLPWDLVLSAELFAHYKPDPETYLGAARLLGLAPGEVMMVAAHNNDLEAAQRYGLKTAFVARPTEYGPLQSRDFNATGAWDIVADDFGGIADRLGC, encoded by the coding sequence ATGTCCGATCTGTCCGCGGTCAAGGCGCTGGTGTTCGACGTGTTCGGCACCGTGGTCGACTGGCGCACGAGTCTCATCAACGATTTCACCGCGTGGTCGAAGACCCGCGGCATCCAGGGTGATTGGACCGCGCTGGTCGATGGCTGGCGCGGGCTCTATGTCGGATCGATGGACGAGGTCCGCAGGCACCCTGAGCGCGGCTACGTCATCCTCGACGTGCTGCACCGGCGCTCGCTGGAGACGCTTGTCGCCCAGCTCGGAATCACCGGCCTGACCGAGGCCGATCTCGATCATCTCACCCGCGGCTGGCACCGGCTGCACCCGTGGGCCGACAGTGTCGCCGGGCTGACCCGGCTGAAGTCCAAATACATCATTGCGCCGCTCTCCAACGGCAATGTCGCGCTGCTCACCAACATGGCGAAGTTCGCCGGTCTCCCGTGGGACCTCGTGCTGTCAGCCGAACTGTTCGCGCACTACAAGCCCGATCCCGAGACCTATCTGGGCGCCGCGCGTCTCCTTGGTCTGGCGCCGGGCGAGGTCATGATGGTCGCCGCGCACAACAATGATCTTGAGGCCGCGCAACGCTACGGCCTGAAGACCGCCTTCGTCGCCCGCCCAACTGAATACGGGCCGCTGCAGAGCCGCGATTTCAACGCGACCGGCGCCTGGGACATCGTCGCCGACGATTTCGGCGGCATCGCTGATCGCCTGGGCTGCTGA
- a CDS encoding methyl-accepting chemotaxis protein: protein MPIAPEFKTSPSVAPQAAHKEDETDVSALIARLTGEVNQIACEKTKSIQQITNQMKMLALNALIESSRVGAQGAGFAVVAQEVRAVGQLVETIARELEGQLTTRTGNLKSSIERMTERARGERMVDLALNAIELIDRNLYERTCDVRWWATDSAVVDCAAAPDAARVAHVSERLAVILSAYTVYLDLWLCDPSGKVIANGRADRFNVIGQSVADTKWFREARGLRSGDDYVAGDVECQPLLGNAQVATYCASVREDGKAHGKPLGVLAIHFDWEAQARAIVQGVRVSESDKARVLLVDSNLRVIASSDGQGILSERVSLRLDGKHSGFYQDASGRMVAFHATPGYETYKGLGWYGVIMSGA from the coding sequence ATGCCGATCGCGCCTGAGTTCAAGACCTCGCCCTCGGTCGCGCCACAAGCGGCTCACAAGGAGGACGAAACCGACGTCTCCGCGCTCATCGCGCGGCTCACCGGCGAGGTCAATCAGATCGCCTGCGAGAAGACCAAGTCGATCCAGCAGATCACCAACCAGATGAAGATGCTGGCGCTGAATGCGCTGATCGAGAGCTCACGGGTGGGCGCGCAAGGCGCGGGCTTCGCCGTGGTGGCCCAGGAGGTCCGCGCCGTCGGCCAGCTCGTCGAGACCATCGCCCGCGAGCTCGAAGGCCAGCTGACGACACGCACCGGCAACCTCAAGAGCTCGATCGAGCGCATGACGGAGCGGGCCCGCGGCGAACGCATGGTCGATCTGGCGCTGAACGCGATCGAGCTGATCGACCGCAATCTTTATGAGCGGACCTGCGACGTGCGCTGGTGGGCGACCGATTCCGCCGTGGTCGATTGCGCGGCGGCGCCCGATGCCGCACGCGTCGCTCATGTCTCCGAACGGCTCGCGGTGATCCTGTCGGCCTACACGGTGTATCTCGATCTATGGCTGTGCGACCCCAGCGGCAAGGTGATCGCTAACGGTCGCGCCGACCGCTTCAACGTGATCGGCCAGAGCGTCGCCGACACCAAATGGTTTCGCGAGGCGCGCGGCCTTCGCTCCGGCGACGACTACGTCGCAGGCGACGTCGAGTGCCAGCCGCTGCTCGGCAACGCCCAGGTCGCGACCTATTGCGCCTCGGTCCGCGAGGACGGCAAGGCGCATGGCAAGCCGCTCGGCGTGCTCGCGATCCATTTCGACTGGGAGGCGCAGGCGCGCGCGATCGTCCAGGGCGTACGCGTCAGCGAGAGCGACAAGGCGCGCGTGCTGCTGGTCGATTCCAATCTGCGCGTGATTGCCTCGTCCGACGGCCAGGGGATTCTCAGCGAGCGGGTGTCGCTCAGGCTCGACGGCAAGCACAGCGGTTTCTATCAGGACGCGTCGGGACGCATGGTCGCCTTCCACGCTACGCCTGGCTACGAGACCTATAAGGGTCTCGGCTGGTACGGCGTGATCATGTCGGGCGCGTGA
- the recJ gene encoding single-stranded-DNA-specific exonuclease RecJ has product MAPSALALPLSAPPAFLGVRLSLTNKLWRDRLDARGAARALAIVQRHQLPEMLARVLAGRDVGIEEVNDFLDPTIRKMMPDPFTVTQMEAAAQRIADAAMKGEKVAIFGDYDVDGATSAALLAWHLRHCGLDPLIHIPDRIFEGYGPNVEAIRALAAKGATLLVTVDCGTTSLEPLGEARRLGMSVVVIDHHQCGEELPEVDALVNPNRPDDLSGLGYLAAVGLTLVTLVAVNRELRGRGFWSSTRPEPDLLSMLHHVALGTVADVAPLIALNRAFVAKGLIALRRRDHVGHTALMDVARLNGPPEAWHLGFMLGPRINAGGRIGRADLGVRLLLESDVSEAARIAAELDRLNSERRVIEQHAEAQAEAEALASLGLEDKGAVIVTASEGWHPGVVGLVASRLKEKFARPAFAIALEPGGIGTGSGRSIPGVDLGKAVRHAVEQGILMKGGGHAMAAGVTLRKERLAEFRAYLESALAADVADARHVNEILIDGAISARAATPELVATLNRAGPFGSGNPEPIVALPSHQLVYADEVGQAHLKLRFKSGDGATVNAIAFRSVGQKLGNALVQHRGDILHVAGTLTVDRYQGVERVQLRVLDVAVPDHGPATIR; this is encoded by the coding sequence ATGGCACCATCCGCCCTTGCACTGCCCCTGAGCGCCCCGCCGGCGTTCCTCGGCGTGCGGCTTTCGCTGACCAATAAATTGTGGCGCGACCGCCTGGATGCGCGGGGCGCGGCGCGGGCGCTCGCCATCGTGCAGCGCCATCAGCTGCCGGAGATGCTGGCGCGGGTGCTCGCCGGGCGTGACGTCGGGATCGAGGAGGTCAACGACTTCCTCGACCCCACCATCCGCAAGATGATGCCGGATCCGTTCACGGTGACGCAGATGGAGGCGGCCGCCCAGCGCATCGCCGATGCCGCGATGAAGGGCGAGAAGGTCGCGATCTTCGGCGACTACGACGTCGACGGCGCGACGTCGGCGGCGCTGCTCGCCTGGCACCTGCGCCATTGCGGGCTCGATCCGCTGATCCACATTCCCGACCGCATCTTCGAAGGCTACGGGCCGAACGTCGAGGCCATCCGCGCGCTCGCGGCCAAGGGCGCGACTTTGCTCGTCACTGTCGACTGTGGCACCACCAGCCTCGAGCCGCTGGGGGAGGCGCGGCGGCTCGGCATGTCCGTGGTCGTGATCGACCACCATCAATGCGGCGAGGAGCTTCCGGAGGTTGACGCGCTGGTGAATCCGAACCGGCCCGACGATCTCTCCGGCCTCGGCTATCTCGCCGCCGTCGGGCTGACGCTGGTTACGCTGGTCGCGGTCAATCGCGAGCTGCGCGGCCGCGGCTTCTGGAGCAGCACCCGGCCTGAGCCGGATCTGCTCTCCATGCTGCATCACGTCGCGCTCGGCACCGTCGCCGACGTCGCGCCGCTGATCGCACTCAACCGCGCCTTCGTCGCCAAGGGCCTGATCGCGCTGCGCCGGCGCGACCATGTCGGGCACACCGCACTGATGGATGTGGCGCGCCTCAACGGTCCGCCGGAGGCCTGGCATCTCGGCTTCATGCTCGGGCCGCGCATCAATGCCGGCGGCCGCATCGGCCGCGCCGATCTCGGCGTGCGGCTGCTGCTGGAGAGCGACGTCTCGGAAGCCGCGCGCATCGCGGCCGAGCTCGACCGGCTCAACAGCGAGCGCCGCGTGATCGAGCAGCACGCCGAGGCGCAGGCGGAGGCCGAGGCGCTGGCCTCGCTCGGGCTGGAGGACAAGGGCGCCGTCATCGTCACCGCGTCGGAAGGCTGGCATCCTGGCGTCGTCGGCCTGGTCGCCTCGCGGCTGAAGGAAAAGTTTGCGCGTCCCGCCTTTGCGATCGCGCTCGAACCGGGCGGCATCGGCACCGGATCGGGCCGCTCCATCCCCGGCGTCGATCTCGGCAAGGCCGTGCGCCACGCGGTGGAGCAGGGCATCCTGATGAAGGGCGGCGGGCACGCGATGGCCGCCGGCGTCACCCTGCGCAAAGAGCGGCTGGCGGAGTTTCGCGCCTATCTGGAAAGCGCGCTCGCGGCTGACGTCGCCGATGCGCGCCACGTCAACGAGATCCTGATCGACGGCGCCATCAGCGCGCGTGCGGCAACGCCGGAGCTGGTCGCGACGCTCAATCGCGCCGGTCCCTTCGGCAGCGGCAATCCCGAGCCGATCGTGGCGCTGCCGTCGCATCAATTGGTCTATGCCGACGAGGTCGGGCAGGCGCATCTCAAGCTGCGCTTCAAGTCCGGCGACGGCGCCACCGTCAACGCCATCGCGTTCCGCTCCGTCGGCCAGAAGCTCGGCAATGCGCTGGTTCAGCATCGCGGCGACATCCTGCATGTCGCCGGCACCCTCACCGTCGACCGCTACCAGGGCGTCGAGCGCGTGCAGTTGCGCGTGCTGGATGTGGCCGTGCCGGACCATGGGCCGGCGACGATCAGGTAG